One Methanocaldococcus infernus ME DNA segment encodes these proteins:
- the serS gene encoding serine--tRNA ligase — MKFLLDGKLIFSKEIDEEAKEEIKRFLEGEAKELLKKGVPKGKEGAKIVDYKVEGNKLLLTIESGRYARAHDSILRLKKALSQLLGKKYRIGVRKVEIDLYKVEIETDREIDIKIPECEVISEKDKVVLIFKDMSESDIRRNVIDRAVKLILSELEKEEDLTKKVCKIPPGTIVREYKAKRKITFDEDVTDVAERLGWIKKFPGRGQWFYAPPMASLFRAFEDLIVEKIKKIGFVEALFPKLIPLEIMYKMRYLEGLPEGMFYVCPPKREPELFEEFVKEMMIKKEIPIEKLKSLLRNPSYVLAPAQCEPFYQFLEGELIDVDKPIMFFDRSGWTYRWEGGGARGLDRVNEFLRVECVWAGSPEVVEEIRDKTLKVAEELAEELDLEYWVEVGDDPFYLEGRKKEERNIEFPEVPKYEMRLYLPYIKDERKGVAVTSANVHGTHFVEGFKIKDYKNRKVWTGCTGYGITRWVVGFLAQYGFNFDDWPEKVKKRIGKLPEVPKLVSWP; from the coding sequence ATGAAATTCCTCTTAGATGGAAAACTAATTTTTAGTAAAGAGATTGATGAAGAAGCTAAAGAAGAGATAAAGAGGTTCTTAGAAGGAGAAGCTAAAGAGTTGCTGAAGAAAGGAGTTCCTAAAGGAAAAGAAGGAGCTAAAATAGTTGATTATAAAGTTGAGGGGAACAAATTACTCCTAACCATAGAATCTGGAAGATATGCAAGGGCTCATGACTCTATATTAAGGTTAAAGAAAGCTTTATCTCAACTCTTAGGGAAGAAGTATAGGATAGGAGTTAGAAAGGTGGAGATTGATCTATATAAGGTTGAGATTGAGACAGATAGAGAAATTGATATAAAGATTCCTGAGTGTGAAGTCATTTCTGAGAAAGATAAAGTAGTCTTAATCTTTAAAGACATGTCTGAGAGTGATATAAGGAGAAATGTTATAGATAGAGCTGTTAAACTAATATTAAGTGAGCTTGAAAAAGAGGAAGATTTAACTAAAAAAGTTTGTAAGATACCACCAGGAACTATAGTTAGAGAGTACAAAGCCAAGAGAAAGATAACCTTTGATGAGGATGTAACTGATGTTGCTGAAAGGCTTGGCTGGATAAAAAAGTTCCCTGGAAGAGGACAGTGGTTTTATGCTCCACCTATGGCCTCTCTATTTAGAGCATTTGAAGACTTGATAGTTGAGAAGATTAAAAAAATTGGATTTGTTGAAGCTCTATTTCCTAAGTTGATTCCATTAGAGATTATGTATAAGATGAGATACTTAGAGGGCTTACCAGAGGGAATGTTCTATGTTTGCCCTCCAAAGAGAGAGCCTGAGCTTTTTGAAGAGTTTGTTAAGGAGATGATGATAAAGAAAGAGATCCCAATAGAGAAATTGAAAAGTCTTTTAAGAAATCCTTCCTATGTCTTAGCTCCAGCACAGTGTGAGCCATTCTATCAATTCTTAGAGGGGGAGTTAATAGATGTTGATAAACCAATTATGTTTTTTGACAGAAGTGGATGGACATACAGATGGGAAGGTGGAGGAGCAAGAGGTTTAGATAGGGTTAATGAATTCCTCAGGGTTGAGTGTGTCTGGGCTGGTTCCCCTGAGGTTGTTGAAGAGATAAGGGATAAAACTTTAAAGGTTGCTGAAGAGCTTGCTGAAGAACTTGACTTAGAGTATTGGGTTGAGGTCGGAGATGATCCTTTCTACTTAGAAGGTAGGAAGAAGGAGGAGAGGAATATAGAGTTCCCAGAGGTTCCTAAGTATGAGATGAGGCTCTATCTTCCATATATAAAGGATGAGAGGAAAGGGGTGGCTGTAACCTCAGCTAATGTCCATGGAACCCACTTTGTTGAGGGCTTTAAAATTAAAGATTATAAGAATAGGAAAGTTTGGACAGGCTGTACTGGTTATGGAATAACAAGGTGGGTTGTTGGTTTCTTGGCACAGTATGGATTTAACTTTGATGACTGGCCAGAGAAGGTTAAGAAGAGAATAGGAAAGCTTCCAGAGGTTCCTAAGTTAGTAAGTTGGCCATGA
- a CDS encoding AAA family ATPase: protein MEIGILDIKSSLPCFETFGYLPTKIVDENNLNEIKNLDALIIPGGSLIERGVNLEVIREFDGYIIGICSGFQILGERIDIGRKSEKPKIVEGLGLLEVEFSPLVCTDWVKFKAFDNIEGEGFHCHTYGDVKIYGKTKVLTVSKVKKLNYKFEEKEIISGAYKNKVFGTLVHRFLDNREVRDKFFEIFKVSEEEKEEIFKKNKILREELRKRALAYKEYKESLGKRGVVLLGTSSNAGKTLLTTSLTYHLDGKVFVAKIGGDVRDIVPSLYLLREEMSKYNSIEIGGRGWCSVEEFKEFVKNSKYNYYIVEGVMGVLTGALKNISSYQVAKKLGFPVYIIASCNLSGIEGAFLESLIYKKFLEENGVKVEGIILNKVYNFELFEKIKKLAEKYNIKVCGVKKLGEEKRGLIPEVEIDYHEFCKKAKELNLKLEIPKISLREVEEEEFLKELDKFMANLLT, encoded by the coding sequence ATGGAGATAGGGATCTTAGATATTAAGAGTTCTCTCCCATGCTTTGAAACCTTTGGTTATCTGCCAACTAAGATAGTTGATGAAAATAACCTAAATGAAATTAAAAATTTAGATGCTCTAATAATCCCTGGAGGTTCATTGATAGAGAGAGGGGTTAATTTAGAAGTTATTAGAGAGTTTGATGGCTACATAATTGGAATCTGTAGTGGCTTTCAAATTTTGGGAGAAAGGATAGATATAGGAAGAAAGAGTGAAAAGCCGAAAATTGTTGAGGGCTTAGGCTTATTGGAAGTTGAATTCTCTCCATTGGTTTGTACTGATTGGGTTAAGTTTAAAGCTTTTGACAACATAGAGGGAGAGGGCTTTCACTGTCACACCTATGGAGATGTTAAAATTTATGGGAAAACCAAGGTTTTGACAGTTTCAAAGGTTAAGAAGCTAAATTATAAGTTTGAAGAGAAGGAAATTATTTCTGGAGCTTATAAAAATAAGGTTTTTGGCACCTTAGTGCATAGATTTTTAGACAATAGAGAGGTTAGAGATAAGTTTTTTGAGATTTTTAAGGTTTCTGAGGAAGAGAAAGAAGAGATCTTTAAAAAAAATAAAATTTTGAGAGAAGAGTTAAGAAAAAGGGCTTTAGCATATAAAGAGTATAAGGAAAGCTTGGGAAAGAGAGGAGTAGTTTTATTAGGAACAAGCTCCAATGCTGGGAAAACCCTATTGACAACATCTCTTACTTATCACTTAGATGGGAAAGTTTTTGTGGCTAAGATTGGTGGAGATGTTAGAGATATAGTTCCCTCTCTCTATCTTCTAAGGGAGGAGATGAGTAAGTATAACAGCATAGAGATAGGAGGAAGAGGTTGGTGCTCTGTTGAAGAGTTTAAAGAATTTGTTAAAAATTCTAAATATAACTACTATATTGTAGAGGGAGTGATGGGAGTATTAACAGGAGCTTTAAAGAATATCTCTTCCTATCAAGTGGCTAAGAAGCTTGGATTTCCTGTTTATATTATAGCCTCTTGTAACCTATCAGGGATAGAAGGGGCTTTCTTAGAAAGTTTAATCTATAAAAAATTCTTAGAAGAGAATGGTGTGAAAGTTGAAGGAATTATTTTAAATAAGGTTTATAATTTTGAATTGTTTGAGAAGATAAAAAAGTTGGCTGAAAAATACAATATTAAAGTTTGTGGTGTTAAAAAGCTTGGTGAGGAGAAGAGAGGCTTAATCCCTGAGGTTGAAATAGACTACCATGAATTTTGTAAGAAGGCTAAGGAGTTAAACTTAAAGTTGGAGATTCCAAAAATTAGCTTAAGAGAGGTTGAAGAGGAAGAGTTTTTAAAAGAGCTTGATAAATTCATGGCCAACTTACTAACTTAG
- a CDS encoding molybdopterin molybdotransferase MoeA, producing the protein MLIKSVISYKEALEIVKKHFKPNISEVSLINSLNKICGEDIKALISLPYFKSSAMDGYAVRAEDVRGASETNPIILRLVDKEEIDEGEAKKVFTGSPLPENADSVVMKEFCREDNELVEVYKTVFKGENVREIGEDVKKGELILKKGDKIRGFHLALLSSLGVRKVKVYDLTFGIINTGDELIELEEFNINKLNHKIVNSNLFLLSGLINELGFNYKYYGIVKDDPEKLKDVIKKAIDEVDSLIITGGTSVGERDYSVKVAKELGTLLIHGVNTRPGKPFAFSLIKDKPVFLLSGYPVALLTQFELFIYRLITKRKKVKLPLSRGVASELGRLDLLRVKVYDKVEPLRIGGSGIISSLIKSDGYLLIPENVEGYEKGEEVEVYLW; encoded by the coding sequence ATGCTAATAAAAAGTGTAATCTCATATAAAGAGGCTTTAGAGATAGTAAAGAAACATTTTAAGCCAAATATCTCAGAGGTTAGTTTAATCAACTCCCTTAATAAGATTTGTGGAGAGGACATTAAAGCTTTAATCTCTCTCCCTTACTTCAAAAGCTCAGCCATGGATGGCTATGCAGTTAGAGCTGAGGATGTTAGAGGAGCAAGTGAAACAAATCCAATTATTTTAAGGTTGGTTGATAAAGAGGAGATTGATGAAGGAGAGGCTAAGAAAGTATTTACTGGCTCTCCTCTGCCAGAGAATGCTGATTCAGTTGTAATGAAAGAGTTTTGTAGAGAAGATAATGAATTAGTCGAAGTTTATAAAACTGTATTTAAAGGAGAGAATGTTAGAGAGATTGGAGAGGATGTTAAGAAGGGAGAACTTATCTTAAAAAAGGGAGATAAGATTAGAGGTTTTCACTTAGCTCTACTCTCTTCCTTAGGGGTTAGGAAAGTTAAGGTTTATGACTTAACCTTTGGGATTATAAATACTGGAGATGAACTTATAGAGTTGGAAGAATTTAATATTAATAAATTAAACCACAAGATAGTTAACTCTAACCTCTTTTTACTCTCTGGCTTAATTAATGAGTTGGGCTTTAACTACAAATACTATGGAATTGTTAAAGATGACCCAGAGAAATTAAAAGATGTTATTAAAAAGGCTATAGATGAGGTTGATTCTCTAATCATTACTGGAGGTACATCTGTGGGAGAGAGAGACTATAGTGTAAAAGTAGCTAAGGAGCTTGGAACTTTGTTAATACATGGAGTTAATACAAGGCCTGGCAAGCCCTTTGCCTTCTCTTTAATAAAGGATAAGCCTGTCTTCCTACTCTCTGGCTATCCTGTTGCCCTACTAACACAGTTTGAGCTCTTTATCTATAGGTTAATAACCAAGAGAAAAAAAGTTAAGTTACCCCTCTCAAGAGGAGTAGCTTCAGAGCTTGGAAGATTAGATCTATTAAGAGTTAAGGTTTATGACAAAGTTGAGCCTCTAAGGATAGGAGGAAGTGGAATTATAAGCTCTTTAATTAAGAGTGATGGCTATCTTCTAATCCCTGAAAATGTTGAAGGCTATGAGAAAGGAGAAGAGGTAGAAGTGTATCTATGGTAA
- a CDS encoding cation:proton antiporter: MDLYAFFFIIMSIIFIVPNLLKKFRIPSITSLILAGIIIGPYGLNILQVDETLKAFGEFGAIMLMFLAGLEVDNETLKNEFKNSLILTFFSITIPGIGGYIVGKFLGLDFLGSLLLTVIFASHSVAIVYSLLDELNLTKSRLGTLILSSTVTTDLLTLLLLSVVIKLKLGGEIGSFVFLTFFYIIILLLLIPLVSKYILKLFEKLHAQRIHFVLFILFISILAGELLGLHPIVGSFISGLAISEALTKEEHDKLLNKNLNAIGYGFFIPIFFLKLGMEVNIRAINFNYFEIIFIIIVSSIILKFLSGYIALKLLKYDKRECIVGAMLTIPKISASLVAAYIGLNLNIINESVFISIIALSVISSTLIPTVLKNYLRGGLI, from the coding sequence ATGGATTTATATGCATTTTTCTTTATTATTATGTCCATTATCTTTATAGTTCCCAATCTATTAAAGAAATTTAGGATTCCAAGTATCACTTCTCTAATCTTGGCTGGGATTATAATAGGGCCCTATGGGTTAAACATATTACAAGTAGATGAAACCTTAAAAGCCTTTGGAGAGTTTGGAGCTATTATGCTAATGTTCTTAGCAGGCTTGGAAGTGGATAATGAAACCTTGAAAAATGAGTTTAAGAATTCTTTGATATTAACTTTTTTCTCCATCACTATCCCAGGAATTGGAGGTTATATAGTAGGGAAATTTTTAGGTTTGGATTTTTTAGGATCTTTGTTATTAACTGTTATCTTTGCCTCCCACTCAGTAGCTATTGTCTATTCTCTCTTAGATGAGCTAAATCTTACTAAGAGTAGGTTAGGAACTTTAATATTAAGCTCTACTGTAACCACTGATCTCTTAACTCTATTGTTGCTCTCTGTAGTCATTAAACTTAAGTTAGGTGGAGAAATAGGAAGCTTTGTTTTCCTCACATTTTTTTATATTATTATCTTACTTCTACTAATCCCACTGGTCTCTAAATATATCCTAAAGTTATTTGAGAAGTTACATGCTCAAAGAATTCACTTTGTTCTCTTTATCCTCTTCATCTCCATCCTTGCTGGTGAGCTCTTAGGATTACATCCAATAGTTGGCTCCTTCATCTCTGGCTTAGCCATAAGTGAAGCTCTAACAAAGGAGGAGCATGATAAACTATTAAATAAAAATTTAAATGCCATTGGTTATGGCTTTTTTATCCCAATATTCTTTTTAAAGCTTGGAATGGAGGTTAATATTAGGGCTATAAACTTCAATTACTTTGAAATCATCTTTATTATTATAGTTTCATCCATCATTTTAAAGTTCTTGTCTGGCTATATTGCTCTTAAACTACTAAAGTATGATAAAAGAGAGTGTATAGTTGGGGCTATGCTAACAATTCCTAAGATCTCAGCATCCTTAGTGGCTGCATACATAGGATTAAACCTAAATATTATTAATGAAAGTGTATTTATTTCAATTATAGCTCTATCAGTAATTTCTTCAACCTTAATCCCTACAGTGTTAAAGAACTACTTGAGAGGAGGATTGATATGA
- a CDS encoding DUF373 family protein, producing MYLVLIVDLDDDVGRKAGLKTPILGREECIKAAIKLGLSDPGDSDINSILGGVKLYDELKKEGAEIAIVSGSKDVESKECAEKIKGQLDFLLNLYSPKFIYVVSDGKEDELIINYLKGHDIFVWKKRIVVKQSETLESTYYLLQEFIKKTMEEYIPLILTFVGFSFLLYAIFADMGWRLVIGILGIYILAEASGVRKKLFNRLDEGSELINIEPISYAAFIVVILLGILYSYSVTPKFDNLNLYIGEFILNFLDPLTLSLIILLVGRFISRVINLEENIFSLIKRYIFYLICIFILREFLANGAKYIMGTLSFLNFSLYVIVYLIVIIILTVILFSKESGKK from the coding sequence ATGTATCTTGTTCTCATTGTTGATTTAGATGATGATGTTGGAAGAAAAGCAGGGTTAAAAACCCCTATATTGGGAAGAGAGGAATGTATAAAGGCAGCTATAAAGTTAGGGCTTTCTGATCCAGGGGATAGTGATATCAACTCCATACTTGGAGGAGTTAAGCTATATGATGAGCTAAAAAAGGAAGGGGCTGAGATAGCAATAGTTTCCGGGTCTAAGGATGTGGAATCTAAGGAGTGTGCTGAAAAGATTAAAGGACAGTTAGACTTTCTACTAAATCTATATTCTCCTAAGTTCATTTATGTGGTTTCTGATGGAAAAGAGGATGAGCTAATTATTAACTACTTAAAAGGGCATGATATTTTTGTCTGGAAAAAGAGGATTGTAGTTAAACAGAGTGAAACCTTAGAATCAACTTACTACTTACTACAGGAGTTTATAAAAAAGACTATGGAAGAATATATCCCTTTAATCTTAACCTTTGTAGGCTTCTCTTTCCTACTCTATGCCATCTTTGCAGACATGGGTTGGAGATTAGTTATTGGAATTTTAGGGATCTATATATTAGCTGAGGCCAGTGGGGTTAGAAAAAAGTTATTTAATAGGTTAGATGAGGGCTCTGAACTCATAAACATTGAGCCTATAAGTTATGCTGCCTTCATTGTTGTTATCTTATTGGGAATTCTATATTCTTATAGTGTAACTCCAAAGTTTGATAATTTAAATTTATATATTGGAGAGTTTATATTAAACTTTTTAGACCCTCTAACTCTCTCTCTCATTATTCTCTTGGTTGGTAGATTTATCAGTAGAGTTATTAATTTAGAGGAGAATATATTTTCATTAATTAAGAGATATATCTTTTATCTAATCTGTATATTTATACTTAGAGAGTTCTTAGCCAATGGGGCAAAGTATATTATGGGAACTCTAAGTTTCTTAAACTTCTCTCTCTATGTCATTGTTTATTTAATAGTTATTATAATATTGACAGTTATCCTATTCTCTAAAGAATCTGGGAAAAAATGA
- a CDS encoding SLC13 family permease, with protein MLKADELIFSFFILLSIVFLIFLINPMEALLVINWKTIISLFYIMVIVNLLKDSGFLEYLSIKIIERTRRIFLTLIFLTLILSMFVTNDISLFIIVPLTLILARYCNLELNKIIILEGIAANIGSSLTPFGNPQNLFIFYHYHLNFTEFVINMIPFEVLGILVILPFLDFKKFCVKRLEEKEFKKVWLIYIFIFILTILSVLNIINSLYLLPIILYILVKKRIRVDILFLLTFCSLFIDIEGLKRLGIIEIFKINFSQDIIIMTYSSLLSQVISNVPTAILLSNLYDNWLAIAYGVNVGGNGSLIASFANLITIRLSEGRVDITKFLKYSFLIYFLHLTTLTIYLLVRGFL; from the coding sequence ATGTTAAAAGCTGATGAACTCATCTTCTCCTTCTTTATCCTTCTCTCCATAGTATTTTTGATATTTTTAATAAATCCTATGGAAGCTCTCTTAGTTATAAATTGGAAAACAATTATTAGCCTATTCTATATTATGGTTATTGTTAACTTACTAAAAGACTCTGGCTTTTTAGAATATCTCTCAATAAAAATTATTGAAAGAACAAGAAGAATATTTCTAACCCTAATCTTCTTAACTTTAATTCTGTCCATGTTTGTAACTAATGATATTTCACTATTTATTATAGTTCCTCTAACCTTAATCTTAGCAAGATACTGTAATTTAGAGCTAAATAAGATTATTATCTTAGAGGGAATTGCTGCAAATATTGGCTCTTCATTAACTCCTTTTGGAAATCCTCAGAACTTATTTATCTTTTATCACTACCATCTTAACTTTACAGAATTTGTTATTAACATGATTCCTTTTGAAGTCTTAGGAATCCTTGTTATACTCCCTTTCTTAGACTTTAAAAAATTCTGTGTGAAAAGGTTAGAGGAGAAGGAATTTAAAAAAGTTTGGTTAATTTATATATTCATTTTTATCTTAACCATTTTGTCAGTTCTAAATATTATTAATTCTCTTTACCTCTTGCCAATCATCTTATACATCTTAGTAAAAAAGAGAATTAGGGTAGACATTCTTTTCCTCTTAACCTTTTGCTCACTATTTATAGATATTGAGGGCTTGAAGAGATTGGGAATTATAGAGATCTTTAAAATCAACTTTAGCCAAGACATTATTATTATGACCTACTCCTCCCTACTCTCTCAAGTTATCTCCAATGTTCCTACAGCTATACTACTCTCAAACCTCTATGATAATTGGTTAGCAATAGCCTATGGGGTTAATGTTGGAGGAAATGGAAGTTTAATAGCTTCTTTTGCAAATTTAATAACTATAAGGCTCTCTGAAGGAAGGGTTGATATCACTAAATTCCTAAAGTATAGCTTTTTAATTTACTTCCTTCACCTCACTACTTTAACCATCTATCTATTAGTAAGGGGATTCCTATGA
- a CDS encoding tripartite tricarboxylate transporter permease, whose translation MVIYIILGSLCGIFTGLIPGIHPNNIVALSFIFSPLLGENYPYFLVSLVITHYFINFIPSALLGVPDDETAMSVLPMHKLTLKGRAYEAIFLAGLGSFLGVIFSLVISLIIVLLSFDINKVYLVIKPFLPIILSLFILHQILTSKNIYDLLTIFLSGIFGIIIFYLNPSFNSTLTAVFTGMFGIPLLLNNLKEQKFITQHIKEVEFKLSYLKSIFFSSVVGFFRMFLPAVSGAQLNYILGKIIKEEDIENFLVSQGSIVLSNEVFSLLAVFFIGTGRSGTAKALETLNLNLLSLLLATFLASTLAFIILINLSKYLIKVLQRVNFKVVSVFFIFLSSSIVIIISYNHLLYHLVVYLTSIAIGLIATRGNMSNMINVLTFPTILMLVKP comes from the coding sequence ATGGTAATCTATATAATCTTAGGCTCCCTCTGTGGAATCTTTACAGGCTTAATTCCAGGAATACATCCTAATAATATTGTAGCTCTCTCTTTTATCTTCTCTCCATTACTTGGAGAGAATTATCCTTACTTCTTAGTTTCTTTGGTTATTACTCACTACTTTATCAACTTCATTCCCTCAGCTCTCTTAGGAGTTCCTGATGATGAAACAGCCATGTCAGTGTTACCTATGCATAAACTAACCCTAAAAGGAAGGGCTTATGAAGCCATCTTCTTAGCTGGCTTAGGAAGTTTTTTAGGAGTTATCTTCTCCTTAGTGATAAGTTTAATTATAGTTCTCTTAAGTTTTGACATAAATAAGGTTTATTTAGTGATCAAGCCCTTCCTACCAATAATTTTGTCTCTCTTTATTTTACACCAAATTTTAACATCAAAGAATATCTATGATCTTCTAACCATTTTCCTCTCAGGAATCTTTGGGATAATCATCTTCTACTTAAACCCAAGTTTTAACTCAACTTTAACAGCTGTCTTTACTGGGATGTTTGGAATTCCCCTACTTTTAAACAACCTAAAAGAGCAAAAATTTATAACTCAGCATATTAAAGAGGTAGAATTTAAATTAAGCTATTTAAAATCCATCTTCTTCTCTTCAGTTGTTGGCTTCTTCAGAATGTTCCTTCCAGCAGTTAGTGGGGCTCAGTTAAACTATATCTTAGGGAAAATCATAAAAGAGGAAGATATAGAGAACTTTTTAGTCTCTCAAGGCTCTATAGTGTTGTCTAATGAAGTCTTTTCCCTATTAGCTGTCTTTTTTATAGGCACTGGGAGAAGTGGAACAGCCAAGGCTTTAGAAACTCTTAACTTGAACTTACTTTCTCTTTTATTGGCCACATTTTTAGCATCAACTTTAGCATTCATTATATTGATTAACTTATCAAAATATCTAATTAAAGTTCTACAGAGGGTTAATTTTAAAGTAGTTTCAGTTTTCTTTATATTCTTATCTTCCTCTATAGTTATCATCATCTCCTATAATCATCTCCTCTATCACTTAGTTGTCTATCTAACCTCTATAGCCATTGGCTTAATAGCTACAAGGGGGAATATGTCAAACATGATTAATGTCTTGACATTTCCAACTATATTAATGTTGGTGAAACCATGA
- a CDS encoding 2,3-bisphosphoglycerate-independent phosphoglycerate mutase — MKIVIFIIDGLGDRPNEKGLTPLKEAKTPTMDKIAEEGICGLMNAIDIGIRPGSDTSHLAILGYDPYKVYTGRGPLEAFGLGMELKEGDVAFRCNFATVDENFKVVDRRAGRISEEEAKELEKEIDGLEIDGVKILFKSKGYRGALVLRGDVSDKVSDGDPHKEGEVPEVKALSEEGKKTAEVLNKLLKIVYEKLDKHPINIERAKRGLPKANIVLPRGGGKVPKVEKFYERYGMRGCCIAGTALIMGIGKMLGLDTYEINEKKMSVEERAKIIIDKIKKYDFTLVNVKLADEASHDGKYEEKKRIIEEIDKLLNIIFNNISKDELYFVLTSDHSSPIEVKDHSADPVPIVIWGKSVRRDDVKNFDEFSCAKGSLHWIKGEHLMRILLDLTNRNEKFGA; from the coding sequence ATGAAAATTGTTATCTTTATCATTGATGGCCTTGGAGATAGGCCTAATGAGAAGGGATTAACTCCTTTAAAAGAGGCTAAGACTCCAACTATGGATAAGATTGCTGAAGAAGGGATCTGTGGGTTGATGAATGCTATAGACATTGGAATTAGGCCAGGAAGTGACACTTCACACTTGGCCATACTTGGCTATGATCCTTATAAAGTATATACAGGAAGAGGTCCATTAGAGGCTTTTGGGTTAGGAATGGAGTTGAAAGAGGGAGATGTAGCCTTTAGATGTAATTTTGCAACAGTTGATGAAAATTTTAAAGTTGTTGATAGAAGGGCTGGAAGGATAAGTGAAGAGGAAGCTAAAGAGTTGGAGAAGGAAATTGATGGGTTGGAGATAGATGGAGTTAAAATTTTATTCAAAAGTAAGGGTTATAGGGGAGCATTGGTTTTAAGAGGAGATGTTTCTGATAAGGTTAGTGATGGAGATCCACACAAAGAGGGAGAGGTTCCAGAGGTTAAGGCTCTAAGTGAAGAGGGAAAGAAGACAGCTGAAGTTTTGAACAAGCTGTTAAAGATTGTTTATGAGAAGTTAGATAAGCATCCAATCAACATAGAGAGGGCTAAGAGAGGGTTACCAAAGGCTAATATTGTCTTACCAAGAGGTGGGGGGAAGGTTCCTAAGGTTGAGAAATTTTATGAAAGATATGGAATGAGAGGCTGTTGTATAGCTGGCACAGCCTTAATAATGGGAATTGGTAAGATGTTGGGTTTAGATACATATGAAATTAATGAGAAAAAGATGAGTGTTGAAGAGAGGGCTAAGATAATCATTGATAAGATTAAGAAGTATGACTTCACCTTAGTAAATGTCAAGCTTGCGGATGAGGCAAGCCATGATGGAAAGTATGAAGAGAAGAAGAGGATTATTGAAGAGATTGATAAGCTCTTAAACATTATATTTAACAATATATCAAAAGATGAGCTTTACTTTGTTCTAACCTCTGATCACTCATCACCAATAGAAGTTAAAGACCACTCAGCTGATCCTGTTCCTATAGTTATCTGGGGGAAGAGTGTTAGAAGAGATGATGTTAAGAACTTTGATGAATTCAGCTGTGCTAAAGGCTCTTTACATTGGATTAAGGGAGAGCATTTAATGAGAATTCTTTTAGACTTAACAAATAGAAATGAGAAGTTTGGGGCTTAA